One stretch of Rhodoferax lithotrophicus DNA includes these proteins:
- a CDS encoding sulfurtransferase TusA family protein, producing MHIDKEINASGLNCPLPILKAKKALSELTSGQTLKVVATDKGSLRDFQAFAKQTGNELLDQQTVGESFIHVLRRR from the coding sequence ATGCACATCGACAAAGAAATTAATGCCAGTGGCCTGAACTGCCCACTGCCCATTCTGAAAGCCAAAAAAGCGCTGTCTGAACTGACCAGCGGACAGACACTCAAAGTGGTGGCAACCGACAAAGGTTCTTTGCGCGATTTTCAGGCCTTTGCCAAACAAACAGGTAATGAATTACTCGACCAGCAAACCGTTGGGGAATCTTTCATCCACGTGCTGCGCCGCCGTTAA
- the cysM gene encoding cysteine synthase CysM, with amino-acid sequence MKYSTIEDLIGKTPLVRLQRIGAEANQAKNNIILGKLEGNNPAGSVKDRAAMSMIKRAQERGDIQPGDTLIEATSGNTGIALAMAAAIKGYRLVLIMPEDLSIERAQTMKAFGAELILTPKSGGMEYSRDLADQMAREGKGRVLDQFANPDNPRIHVETTGPEIWADTKGKITHFVSAMGTTGTITGVSQYLKKKNPAIQIIGVQPTDGSRIPGIRKWPQAYLPKIYDPTHVDELMYVSQEDAEDMCRRLAREEGIFAGISAAGACWVAKEIAKREKHATIVFIVCDRGDRYLSTGVFPA; translated from the coding sequence ATGAAATATTCAACCATTGAAGATTTGATTGGAAAAACTCCACTTGTGCGTTTGCAGCGCATTGGTGCGGAGGCCAATCAGGCAAAAAACAACATCATTTTGGGCAAACTCGAAGGCAATAACCCTGCAGGTTCAGTCAAAGATCGTGCCGCCATGTCCATGATCAAACGCGCGCAAGAGCGTGGTGACATCCAACCTGGCGACACCTTGATTGAAGCCACTTCTGGCAACACTGGCATTGCCTTAGCCATGGCGGCAGCCATCAAGGGTTACCGACTGGTGCTGATCATGCCGGAAGATTTGTCGATTGAACGCGCACAAACCATGAAGGCATTTGGCGCGGAGCTGATTCTGACACCCAAGAGCGGCGGCATGGAGTATTCACGCGACCTGGCAGACCAAATGGCGCGCGAAGGTAAAGGTCGCGTGCTGGATCAATTTGCCAACCCGGATAACCCACGTATTCACGTCGAAACCACGGGACCCGAAATTTGGGCAGATACCAAAGGCAAAATCACCCATTTTGTCAGCGCCATGGGCACCACCGGCACCATCACCGGCGTGTCTCAATACCTCAAGAAGAAAAATCCGGCCATTCAGATCATTGGTGTGCAACCAACCGACGGCTCACGTATTCCGGGTATCCGCAAATGGCCACAGGCGTATTTGCCGAAAATTTACGACCCCACCCATGTGGATGAATTGATGTACGTGAGCCAGGAAGATGCCGAAGACATGTGCCGCAGACTGGCTCGGGAGGAAGGTATTTTTGCTGGCATTTCCGCCGCAGGCGCTTGCTGGGTCGCCAAAGAAATTGCCAAACGCGAAAAGCACGCGACAATTGTCTTCATCGTTTGCGACCGGGGTGACCGCTATTTGTCGACCGGGGTGTTTCCGGCCTGA
- a CDS encoding DUF1631 family protein gives MISETSKLELATHQARSGGLSHRSKVIPIQNANAMRCLRDLVQDPADEESVSSAQLLPVDVMAKLFHVLLKDDRLSAAFRVWMARLQWPVLRLAELEPLGFQQETHPAYQWLIKVGSCVLQPGEHVRPCGIFEEEIKRLILGVESFPIADQQAFEWANAEFNQFLRRIHGDHPPAVGTNCVACQQVQKDALAAQYRIAILDKLSFEPVEAETRTFLTDIWANVLATQAVHKGLEHPETMTLKLTAIELIRVNTALLRLQERKHAMVKVPKLIDTLRHGMELLCLPLIEQDAHIQKIGANLSDAFMKKQTALQKGVFHTERRADQRAKRSSSLPVPHGVALDGLHVIDDNSEIAWRMWECALVEQQSNNTAAPTEYPQ, from the coding sequence ATGATTTCCGAAACTTCTAAACTTGAACTCGCAACTCACCAAGCTCGTTCGGGAGGCCTTTCCCACCGCAGCAAAGTGATACCCATCCAAAACGCAAACGCCATGCGTTGTTTGAGGGACTTGGTGCAAGACCCTGCTGACGAGGAGAGCGTATCAAGTGCCCAGCTTTTGCCGGTGGATGTCATGGCGAAGTTGTTTCATGTTTTATTGAAAGATGACCGTTTAAGTGCGGCGTTTCGGGTCTGGATGGCACGATTGCAATGGCCAGTATTGCGGCTGGCAGAGCTTGAGCCACTGGGTTTTCAGCAAGAAACTCATCCAGCCTACCAGTGGTTGATCAAAGTTGGCAGCTGTGTTTTGCAGCCTGGTGAGCATGTCAGGCCTTGTGGGATCTTTGAGGAGGAAATTAAACGGCTGATTCTTGGAGTCGAGAGTTTTCCGATTGCTGACCAGCAAGCGTTTGAATGGGCTAATGCCGAGTTCAATCAGTTTTTGAGACGTATTCATGGGGATCATCCGCCAGCCGTTGGAACAAATTGCGTCGCCTGTCAACAGGTGCAAAAGGACGCACTGGCTGCTCAATACCGCATTGCTATTCTGGATAAGCTCAGTTTCGAGCCCGTAGAAGCCGAAACCCGAACATTTCTCACCGATATTTGGGCCAATGTATTGGCCACGCAGGCTGTGCACAAGGGACTTGAGCATCCTGAAACCATGACGCTTAAGCTCACGGCGATTGAACTCATTCGCGTCAACACGGCTTTGCTCAGATTGCAAGAACGCAAGCACGCCATGGTCAAGGTTCCGAAACTGATTGATACGTTGCGCCATGGCATGGAGTTGCTGTGTTTACCCTTGATTGAGCAGGATGCACACATTCAAAAAATCGGAGCCAATCTGTCTGATGCCTTTATGAAAAAGCAAACTGCGCTGCAAAAAGGTGTATTCCATACAGAGCGCAGGGCTGATCAACGCGCCAAAAGGAGTAGTTCACTTCCTGTCCCACATGGCGTAGCGCTGGACGGGTTACATGTGATTGATGACAACTCTGAGATCGCTTGGCGTATGTGGGAGTGTGCGCTGGTTGAACAACAGTCAAATAACACCGCCGCACCCACTGAGTACCCTCAATAA
- a CDS encoding CBS domain-containing protein, with the protein MFFVYGTSGQLFRGSMEQLRQIHGVGSLARARRSAAVGRDGRDAVEQPGSAFAVLAGLVRKDDVPRHPVVAAYSQTQQVTSQRHPLSTVGDVMSQHPITLTDSASVLDGWQLLAEKGVGQAPVVDAAGHLVGLLTRADLLKPERLPTAEQQVQAWQILMHQNVKDIMWTPVPSVGPVADLRRVAQVLLDTGLPGLPVVDEQGKVNGFVSRTDILRAVVNDPPLDLWG; encoded by the coding sequence ATGTTCTTTGTTTACGGCACATCCGGCCAGCTTTTCCGCGGAAGCATGGAGCAGCTGCGTCAAATTCATGGTGTGGGCTCTTTGGCGCGCGCACGCCGTTCCGCTGCAGTTGGGCGGGATGGCCGTGATGCTGTTGAGCAGCCAGGCTCGGCATTTGCTGTATTGGCCGGTCTTGTCCGCAAAGACGATGTACCCCGTCATCCGGTTGTTGCCGCGTATTCCCAGACGCAGCAGGTGACAAGCCAGCGCCACCCGCTTTCGACCGTGGGTGATGTGATGAGTCAACATCCCATCACGCTGACTGATTCGGCCAGTGTTCTTGATGGCTGGCAATTGTTGGCCGAAAAGGGCGTCGGTCAAGCTCCGGTGGTGGACGCCGCCGGACATCTGGTCGGTTTACTCACTCGTGCCGACTTGCTCAAACCAGAGCGCTTGCCTACCGCTGAGCAGCAAGTACAGGCATGGCAAATTTTGATGCATCAAAATGTCAAAGACATCATGTGGACACCCGTGCCCAGTGTTGGTCCTGTGGCTGATTTACGTCGGGTGGCTCAAGTGCTGCTTGACACAGGTTTACCCGGTTTGCCAGTGGTGGACGAACAAGGCAAGGTGAACGGCTTTGTGTCACGCACCGATATTTTGCGGGCTGTGGTGAACGACCCCCCGCTGGATTTGTGGGGCTGA
- a CDS encoding glycine zipper family protein yields the protein MLNRVGPAQAQRDADQCMYNAQNAGLTPEEKTNSIGHGAAQGAAVGGVASAVGALVRGRSVERALESGAAGAAVGGSAGAVAGAFHEKPSVTYRNYVQRCLKDKGFDVIGWN from the coding sequence ATGCTCAATCGGGTCGGTCCGGCGCAAGCCCAGCGCGATGCGGATCAATGCATGTACAACGCCCAAAATGCCGGACTGACACCAGAGGAAAAGACCAATTCGATCGGACATGGTGCCGCACAAGGAGCCGCGGTCGGTGGTGTGGCCTCGGCGGTCGGGGCTTTGGTCCGTGGGCGAAGTGTTGAGCGGGCGCTAGAGTCGGGTGCCGCAGGTGCGGCTGTGGGTGGCTCAGCAGGTGCTGTGGCGGGGGCCTTCCATGAGAAACCCAGCGTCACTTACCGAAACTATGTCCAGCGCTGCCTGAAAGACAAGGGATTTGATGTCATTGGCTGGAATTGA
- a CDS encoding response regulator produces MALLEDDLSSSQALVIDPNPTSRSILVSQLRDFGMGNVVQTARLVDARRQLEFRKFDVVLCELHFPQESMTGQDLLDDLRRNQLLPFSTVFIMVTGEATYAKVAEAAESALDGYLLKPHRATQLGERLRQARIRKLSLQDIFTAIEADDFETAAKLCLQRFESRGKFWLYAARVGAELLLRTGHYDQAQKLYQAVVDAKTLPWAKLGVARSLLDEGQTAKAVSTLENLICEDPNYADAYDVMGRAQFEQGKFDAALSTYQMASSLTPSSISRMQNLGLMSYYSGHRIEAEKILDRTTRMGLDSKMFDCQTLVLLAFVRLETADHKGLQRCRDDFVRLIERNPDSSRHQRLFGIVVALQLIEQSQYAQVLQVVRELCSHVKDPEFDFESASNLLALLAQLAVKAIQLAEVDPVVNSLGLRFAGTRALSELLAGSAALYPPYPERIRNAHSQILKLAENAMSMSMKGDPKAAVVDLLEHGSQTLSGKLIETAYLVLHRYADKIADVHELTEQVHDLRKRYSTHITRANLGEQKRQAGGLTLRTGGKPTKVAA; encoded by the coding sequence GTGGCTTTGCTCGAAGATGATCTGTCGTCTTCCCAAGCGTTGGTGATTGACCCCAACCCAACCTCGCGCTCAATTCTGGTATCGCAATTGCGCGACTTTGGAATGGGCAATGTGGTGCAGACCGCGCGTCTGGTCGATGCCCGACGCCAACTGGAATTCCGCAAGTTCGACGTGGTGCTGTGCGAACTGCACTTTCCCCAGGAATCCATGACCGGGCAGGATTTGCTGGACGACCTGCGGCGTAACCAGCTGCTGCCATTTTCCACCGTGTTCATCATGGTCACGGGCGAAGCCACTTACGCCAAGGTCGCAGAAGCTGCCGAGTCCGCCCTGGACGGTTACCTGCTCAAGCCGCACCGCGCCACCCAATTGGGTGAGCGACTGCGCCAGGCACGCATCCGCAAACTGTCTTTGCAAGATATCTTTACCGCTATCGAGGCCGATGATTTTGAAACTGCAGCCAAACTGTGCCTGCAGCGTTTCGAGAGCAGAGGCAAGTTTTGGCTGTATGCCGCACGGGTAGGTGCCGAGTTGCTGCTGCGCACTGGTCATTACGATCAGGCCCAAAAACTCTACCAGGCCGTGGTGGATGCCAAGACCCTGCCCTGGGCCAAACTGGGAGTGGCTCGCTCGTTGCTGGATGAAGGTCAAACGGCCAAAGCGGTCAGTACGCTGGAAAACCTGATCTGCGAAGACCCCAACTACGCCGATGCCTATGACGTGATGGGGCGGGCTCAATTTGAGCAGGGCAAGTTTGATGCGGCGCTATCCACTTACCAGATGGCCAGTTCGCTCACACCATCCTCTATTTCCAGAATGCAAAACCTGGGTCTGATGAGTTATTACTCCGGCCACCGGATCGAAGCCGAAAAAATCCTGGATCGGACCACCCGCATGGGCCTGGATTCCAAAATGTTTGACTGCCAAACTCTGGTATTGCTGGCATTTGTGCGACTGGAAACTGCTGACCACAAAGGCCTGCAACGCTGTCGTGATGACTTTGTGCGCCTGATTGAGCGCAACCCTGACAGTTCACGCCACCAGCGCCTGTTTGGCATTGTGGTCGCACTGCAGTTGATTGAACAAAGCCAGTACGCACAGGTTTTACAGGTCGTGCGAGAGCTGTGCAGCCACGTCAAAGACCCCGAATTTGACTTTGAATCCGCTTCCAACCTGCTGGCCCTGCTGGCGCAGTTGGCCGTCAAAGCGATCCAGCTTGCTGAGGTGGACCCTGTTGTGAACTCATTAGGTTTGCGTTTTGCGGGCACCCGTGCGCTCTCTGAGCTGTTAGCGGGTTCCGCAGCACTGTACCCGCCTTATCCTGAACGTATTCGTAACGCTCACAGTCAAATTCTGAAACTGGCCGAGAATGCCATGAGTATGAGCATGAAGGGCGACCCCAAAGCCGCCGTGGTCGACTTGCTGGAGCACGGCAGCCAAACCTTGAGCGGCAAGCTGATCGAAACCGCTTACCTGGTGCTACACCGATATGCCGACAAAATCGCCGATGTCCATGAGTTGACCGAGCAAGTGCACGACTTGCGCAAGCGCTACAGCACCCACATCACCCGCGCCAACTTGGGCGAACAAAAACGCCAGGCTGGCGGGCTGACGCTGCGCACTGGCGGCAAGCCCACCAAAGTCGCAGCTTAA
- a CDS encoding VF530 family DNA-binding protein produces the protein MPLSSSDVTPAQPRNPLHGMTLEAILTALVAHYGWPGLAERIAVRCFALDPSMASSLKFLRRTPWAREKVEGLYLFMLREQRRRG, from the coding sequence ATGCCACTTTCCTCTTCTGATGTAACACCCGCCCAGCCGCGTAACCCTTTGCACGGCATGACACTGGAAGCCATTTTGACGGCCTTGGTAGCGCACTACGGCTGGCCAGGACTGGCTGAGCGTATTGCTGTGCGCTGCTTTGCCCTTGACCCGAGCATGGCTTCCAGCCTGAAGTTTTTGCGCAGGACACCTTGGGCACGTGAGAAAGTGGAGGGGCTTTATCTGTTCATGCTGCGCGAACAGCGCCGCCGGGGTTGA
- a CDS encoding DnaJ domain-containing protein, whose amino-acid sequence MKDHYAALGLRSSATLADIKKAFRQQASIHHPDRNSAPEAAARFRAAQEAYDVLSDATQRKAYDDNRQRNLLDSPIDTARAIWLDYFNRIA is encoded by the coding sequence ATGAAAGATCATTACGCTGCTCTGGGTTTGCGAAGTTCGGCCACGCTGGCGGACATCAAAAAAGCGTTTCGCCAGCAGGCATCGATTCATCACCCTGACCGCAACAGCGCGCCAGAGGCGGCGGCCCGTTTCAGGGCAGCGCAGGAGGCCTATGATGTGTTGTCAGATGCGACCCAGCGCAAGGCGTATGACGACAACCGTCAGCGCAACCTGCTTGACAGTCCCATCGACACTGCACGTGCAATTTGGCTTGACTATTTCAACCGCATTGCCTGA
- a CDS encoding PilZ domain-containing protein gives MSTPLAQGHRHFSRVPFFAQVSLQIHSQNVHVELLDIALKGALVRATTSLNLALNEKCRLVLPLVSGGESITMGGKIAHLEGGNIGIACDDIDLQSLTQLRRLLELNTGDADLMDRELKQLFAKPAA, from the coding sequence ATGAGTACCCCATTGGCGCAAGGCCATCGTCATTTTTCACGCGTCCCCTTTTTTGCCCAAGTTTCCCTGCAAATACACAGTCAGAATGTTCATGTCGAGCTGCTGGATATCGCACTAAAAGGTGCATTGGTACGCGCTACTACTTCGCTGAATCTGGCATTGAATGAAAAATGCCGCCTGGTTTTGCCATTGGTGAGCGGTGGAGAGTCGATCACAATGGGCGGCAAAATCGCTCACCTGGAAGGTGGCAACATCGGTATCGCCTGTGACGATATTGACTTGCAAAGTTTGACCCAATTACGTCGATTACTGGAACTCAACACAGGAGATGCCGATTTGATGGATCGCGAGCTGAAGCAATTGTTTGCGAAACCTGCGGCATAA
- a CDS encoding MarC family protein: MDFKPLVTLLAIVNPLAIVPFFIHYTQDFSDEQRRRTILIASFSAFVVIAVSALMGLHILEFFGISLASFQVGGGMLLLTSALAMLNAQPAEAKSNEEEMNDASARASIAVVPLTIPLLTGPATMSTVVIYADKAKTVLQLTMLVGYGVVVALATALCFSLAQPIARGLGKTGINVMTRLMGLILAALAVEVMSDGLVKLFPVLGR, translated from the coding sequence ATGGATTTTAAACCTCTTGTCACCCTATTGGCGATCGTCAACCCGCTGGCCATCGTGCCATTTTTCATTCACTACACACAGGATTTTTCAGACGAACAGCGGCGGCGCACGATTTTGATCGCCTCGTTCAGCGCTTTTGTCGTGATTGCCGTGAGTGCATTGATGGGGTTGCACATTCTGGAGTTTTTTGGCATTTCGCTCGCAAGCTTTCAAGTCGGCGGCGGCATGCTGTTGTTGACATCCGCCTTAGCCATGCTCAATGCCCAGCCAGCCGAGGCCAAGTCCAATGAAGAGGAAATGAATGATGCCTCCGCCCGCGCCAGCATTGCGGTCGTCCCCCTCACCATTCCATTGTTGACGGGCCCAGCCACCATGTCGACCGTCGTGATTTATGCAGATAAGGCCAAAACAGTTCTTCAATTGACCATGTTGGTGGGTTACGGTGTGGTCGTTGCTTTGGCCACCGCACTGTGCTTTTCACTGGCCCAGCCGATTGCTCGCGGCTTAGGTAAAACCGGCATCAACGTCATGACCCGCTTGATGGGACTGATTCTGGCGGCACTGGCTGTAGAGGTGATGTCTGACGGGCTGGTGAAACTTTTCCCGGTGCTGGGGAGATAG